In Heterodontus francisci isolate sHetFra1 unplaced genomic scaffold, sHetFra1.hap1 HAP1_SCAFFOLD_845, whole genome shotgun sequence, the DNA window tccctcagtactgaccctccgacagtgcggcgctccctcagtactgaccctccgacagtgcggctctccctcagtactgactctgcgacagtgcggctctccctcagtactgaccctccgacagtgcggctctccctcagtactgactctgcgacagtgcggcactccctcagtactgaccctccgacagtgcggctctccctcagtactgactctgcgacagtgcggctctccctcagtactgaccctccgacagtgcggctctccctcagtactgaccctccgacagtgcggctctccctcagtactgactctgcgacagtgcggctctccctcagtactgaccctccgacagtgcggcgctccctcagtactgaccctccgacagtgcggcgctccctcagtactgactctgcgacagtgcggcactccctcagtactgaccctcccacagtgcggcgctccctcagtactgactctgcgacagtgcggctctccctcagtactgaccctccgacagcgcctcTGTGATCACTACCTGACACTTGCGTCCATCGACAGGGCCCAGGTCCTCCTCGAACTCCACACCGATGTCAAACGCCATGATGTAGTTTCGGAACGCAGTCAGTGTTTTGATCTCCATGTGTTCCCCCGTCAAGACAATCTCTTTGTCCGGCCTCAGTAAACACACAATCTGTCGTAAAGCTAGATTTATATCTGCAGGGAGCGAAAGGGTCCAGTTACTGCCATTTcacacactcctccctccctctctccctgtctctctctctcgttccctcattctctctctccctctctctctcgttcctccctctctccctccctctctctcaccgaaTGCTCCATTGCGTTTTTGCCGCGTCCCGGACGCTGACCGCCGTCCAGCTATTCGACAGTGTGGGGAGGCGCCCCCCCCccggccacccccaccccccaaccctccaCCGCACCCCTTCACCGAGccaaccctcccccccccgcccccactgcccccaCCATCCACACTGAACGCTCCCCGCCTTCCGCAAGCGCTGAGGAGGGAGCGGGAAAGCAGGAGGGCGACGCCCGCCGCGGTGGAATAGCCCGCCGGGCGGGCGGGCGGGGGGGAGgctttgtgggggggaggggggggggtgggggggtgaaaccTCCCACTGTTTCCCCCTCCTCGGGCTCTGACCGGACCGCGCCGCCGCCCCCAGTCGAATATCCGCGCCGCTTTTGCTCACCGAGCGCCTGGAGGTAGGCGTTGAGGTTCTCCTGCTGCACGAAGCCGTACAGGCCAGTGTAATCCCGggacatctccccctctctctctcagccaccgaGGAGTGGCCAAGACGTTCGAACAGCCGAATTTATAGGTGAAAGGATAGGCTTAAAAACCCGCCTCTTTTCCcctgtctgtctctgtcactctctttttctctctcgatAATGTACCACGTCCAAAGTTTAGTCCACATGATAACAGCACGAGTGCATAACACATTAGCCTGGAGAGAGGACTGCCGAGCAAACAGGAAACAGTTGGGATAAGTGGGTCAGGTTTTTGTTAATGTTTGGATTGGCAATGCTGCAGCTCCTCAAATTGCCCTGGGGGCCCTGACGCTTTATCATCCGTGGGAGTCAGCCAGATAAAGAGACGGGGCTGTGCTTGAGGCAAGGCCTGCGGCACCCGGACGGGCAGGAGGGCGAGCCGTGCAgagtggggggagcgggggggagccCGCCAGCGGGGGTGTCGAGAAGTGGGGGGGGGCCGCGGCGGGGGCCGGGAGAGCGGGCAAACGTTTACTCGTCAGCCGTGAGTCAGTGTGGAAGCTCCGCGCCGCCGCACGGTTTTCCGGTCGGCCGAGGGAGTTGCGGGGTCACGGGCCGGGGTGGGTGAGGCAGACAGGGGAGTGGAGCTGAGATCCCAGTCAGATCGGCCACTTTCTTATCGCatgacggagcaggttcgaggggccgaatggactactcctgtgcCTAATAGTTATGAtcttatgtctctctctctctctctctctctctccttccctccccccctccacccctcccgctcctcccaccccctctctctctctcccacccccttctatctttccctccccctctctctccctccctctctctctcgttccctccctcccccctctcccatgctctctccctccctctctatctctccctctctctctcttgctcccacccgccccctctctctcccttgctcgctccctccctccctctccctccccctccctccttctatctgtccctccctccctttcactccttccctctctccctccctctctctccctctctctcgctccctctctccctccccccactctctctctctctccctctctctcactccctccctccctccctcccccctctccctctctctcgttccctcttttCCATTCGTCCTGCAGAcgacggttacagagatagggtgggttgtgtatgggctggaggaggttacagagatagggaggagtgtagggggcctgaggaggttacagagatagggaggggtgcaggggggctggaggaggttgcagagatagggagagttgtaggggggctggaggaggttacagagatagggaggggtgtagggggctggaggaggttacagaggtagggagaggtgtagggggggTTGCTGGAGGAAGGGAGTTAATGGGCTCAGGAGATTTGGGACACCGGGGCTTGGAGCTCCCGTCTGTGCGGAGGTTGCCGAGTGAACACATTCCCACGGGGAGGAGCCCAGCGTCTGGGAGCCGTCTGCTGTCTGTCCGCTCGGCCGGGCCTGGACAATGGGCCTCTGTGTGTAACAGAGGGTGGGAAAGTGAGGGGGGGGTCAGCCAGGGGTTCCCGAAGGCAGGTCATGACTGGGGATGGAGGGGAGAGGTAAATACCCAGGAGGGGtcgggacccctcaccctggctctgacaggcaGAAAGGGCAGTGATACCATATTAAGACCCTGGGTGCGGGGGGAGGGGCGGCAGCAGAATGACCCGGACACTGACCCCCTGACCCCTGAACCCCTGATCTGGGGGGAcaggctctgtctctctgtctctctctctcactctctctgtctctctctgtctctgtctctatttctctgtctctctctctctgtctctctctgtctctctcactctctgtctctctgtctctctctctctctctctctctctgcctctctctgtctctctctctctctgtctctctctcactctctctgtctctctctctgtctgtccatttctctctctctctctctgtctctctctgtctctctctcactgtctctgtctctatttctctgtctctctctctctctctctctgtgtctctctctctctgcctctttctctctgtgtctttctctctctctctctctctctctctctttctctgtctctctgtctctctcgctctgtctctgtctctctctctcagtctctctctctctctctctctgtc includes these proteins:
- the LOC137362764 gene encoding retinol-binding protein 1-like; protein product: MSRDYTGLYGFVQQENLNAYLQALDINLALRQIVCLLRPDKEIVLTGEHMEIKTLTAFRNYIMAFDIGVEFEEDLGPVDGRKCQTTVCWDGDRLVCTQIGEKKGRGWTHWLEGDLLYLEMRAEGVVAKQVFRRKK